One segment of Streptomyces sp. YIM 121038 DNA contains the following:
- a CDS encoding RICIN domain-containing protein, protein MKTSRRPGALLAALVLGLVSLFTTTLSASASQQPGTQRAKVGFMIASNMNNRCLEVRGANPGSGALVAMWDCFGGTSERWYWAGNTIRSDLNGKCLDVAAGNSENGAALNAWDCHGGAPQQWVWDGTRLRNPAYNRCLTIANANWGNGAAVIIWDCNLGSHQQWHTT, encoded by the coding sequence GTGAAGACGTCACGACGGCCCGGCGCCCTCCTCGCGGCCCTGGTCCTGGGTCTGGTCAGCCTCTTCACGACCACCCTCTCGGCCTCGGCCTCGCAGCAGCCCGGCACACAGCGGGCCAAGGTCGGCTTCATGATCGCCTCGAACATGAACAACAGATGCCTGGAGGTAAGAGGGGCCAACCCCGGCAGCGGTGCCCTGGTCGCCATGTGGGACTGCTTCGGGGGCACGAGCGAGCGGTGGTACTGGGCCGGCAACACGATCCGCAGCGACCTCAACGGCAAGTGCCTGGACGTCGCCGCGGGAAACAGTGAGAACGGTGCCGCCCTGAACGCGTGGGACTGCCACGGCGGGGCTCCCCAGCAGTGGGTCTGGGACGGCACCCGGCTCCGCAACCCGGCGTACAACCGGTGTCTGACCATCGCCAACGCCAACTGGGGGAACGGCGCTGCGGTCATCATCTGGGACTGCAACCTGGGCTCCCACCAGCAGTGGCACACCACCTGA